The stretch of DNA TCGTCCGAAAACATACCAGCCCTTATTTACCGGGTAGCGATATTTGTCGTTTAGGTCTCAAACTCGGAAAATCCATGGTTTATGGGCGGTAGGTGACGTTAAAATTATATGCCTAGCGGTCTGATTAGCGGATGGTGGTTCCTTACGGATAGAGATAAGGTGAAGGTTTTCCCAGAAGAAATCGATGAATTACTCGCCAACCCAGACATGGGTTGGCAAACCTTCCACCGTTTTGCAGATGAGGATGAAAACTTGGAGGGGTTACCGAGCACATCGGCATATTTCCGCTTTTACTGGAGCGAAATCGAACCTGTCGAAGGGGAGATAGACTTCGCGAAGTTCGATTATCTCTTGACTCGTGCGCGGGAAGCAGGTCAGAAACTAGCCTTCCGCATCATGTGTGCCGGTACGGGGAGCGAGTACATGTATGTTCCCCGGTGGCTGAAGGATAAGGGTTGCAGAGGCTTCGAGTACCGTAGAAGAGGCGGTCCAAAACACTGGATACCGGATATGGACGACCCGATTTTTCAAGAAGCTCATTTCAGACTAATTGAAGAGCTCGGGAAGCGGTATGATGGGCATCCCGACCTAGGTCTCGTGGATATAGGTTCCGTAGGGCTCTGGGGTGAGTGGCATATGAGCGGCACAGGTCTAAGCCTTCCTAGTCTTAAAATACGTCTCGCTATAATCGACGTGTATTGCGAGGTCTTCCCGAACACTCCTAAGGTCATGAACATCGACGACGAGGAGGGTATGAGGTACGCTATACGTAAAGGCTGCGGCTGGCGTGCCGACTGCCTAGGCGACCTAGGCGGGTTCTCGAAGAGCTGGAACCACATGGAACACTTCTACCCTCAACAGGTCAGAAAAACCGGTGCCGAGGAGGCGTGGAAGAAGGCTCCGGTCGCCTTCGAAAGCTGCTGGGATATGAGAAAGTGGAAGCAGGAAGGATGGGATATCCACTACATCTTCGAGTACGCTCTCAAATACCATGTAAGCTACTTCAACAATAAATCCGCACCCATCCCGGAGGGGACGAGACACGAAATCGAATACTTCCTCCGTAGGATAGGCTACCGTCTCGTCCTCAGAGAACTTGAACACGATAAAGCCGTCCTTCCCGGCTCTCCGCTTCTGATCCATACGGTCTGGGAAAACGTAGGCGTCGCACCACCCTACAGGGATTACCTAATAGCCTTCCGTCTTAAAAACCCTGAGAGCGGGGAAAAATTCACCCTCACAAGCCAAGCCTCGGTTAAAGGCTGGCTA from Candidatus Bathyarchaeota archaeon encodes:
- a CDS encoding DUF4832 domain-containing protein; translation: MPSGLISGWWFLTDRDKVKVFPEEIDELLANPDMGWQTFHRFADEDENLEGLPSTSAYFRFYWSEIEPVEGEIDFAKFDYLLTRAREAGQKLAFRIMCAGTGSEYMYVPRWLKDKGCRGFEYRRRGGPKHWIPDMDDPIFQEAHFRLIEELGKRYDGHPDLGLVDIGSVGLWGEWHMSGTGLSLPSLKIRLAIIDVYCEVFPNTPKVMNIDDEEGMRYAIRKGCGWRADCLGDLGGFSKSWNHMEHFYPQQVRKTGAEEAWKKAPVAFESCWDMRKWKQEGWDIHYIFEYALKYHVSYFNNKSAPIPEGTRHEIEYFLRRIGYRLVLRELEHDKAVLPGSPLLIHTVWENVGVAPPYRDYLIAFRLKNPESGEKFTLTSQASVKGWLPGKTEVTTWLKLPESLQPGLYELAVAIVDPATETPAIRLAIAGRAKDGWYPLSQIKVGENR